A window from Actinomycetota bacterium encodes these proteins:
- a CDS encoding NeuD/PglB/VioB family sugar acetyltransferase, with the protein MKIVIFGAGGYSKEVADLVVACGYGIAGFIDHLKEGLHEPTGLVISADLQDHTADAASCAIGDVKARAACWDRYAEAIPFHALVHPSASVSSYAFIGAGTQVLQYAVVNSQSRVGVNCIVNVGCIVAHDCVVGSHTHLAPGVSIGGAARVGERSFIGTGAIILPGVHIGSDCVVGAGSVVLADVGDKKRVVGVPAREI; encoded by the coding sequence ATGAAAATCGTTATCTTCGGGGCCGGTGGATATTCGAAAGAGGTTGCGGACCTGGTAGTTGCATGCGGATACGGGATCGCCGGTTTCATCGACCATCTAAAGGAAGGCCTGCATGAGCCAACCGGTTTGGTCATCTCGGCTGACCTTCAAGACCATACTGCCGATGCCGCTAGCTGTGCGATTGGCGATGTCAAAGCGCGCGCTGCCTGCTGGGATCGTTACGCCGAAGCGATCCCTTTTCATGCGCTTGTTCACCCGAGCGCCTCAGTGAGTAGCTATGCTTTTATTGGCGCCGGGACACAGGTGCTTCAATATGCCGTAGTAAACTCACAGTCGCGAGTCGGGGTAAACTGCATCGTGAACGTTGGATGCATTGTCGCGCACGACTGCGTGGTGGGAAGCCATACGCATCTCGCGCCCGGAGTCAGTATTGGTGGCGCTGCGCGGGTTGGAGAGAGGTCGTTTATCGGAACCGGCGCGATAATACTGCCCGGCGTTCACATTGGCTCCGATTGCGTTGTCGGAGCCGGTAGTGTCGTTTTGGCTGATGTAGGTGACAAAAAGAGGGTCGTCGGAGTTCCTGCCAGGGAAATATAG
- a CDS encoding acetate/propionate family kinase encodes MEQKVLVINSGSSSIKYKLLAMNSRETLIEEKIEAKGNLDDAVRHLDHQLQALAPLADDIIAVGHRVVHGGREFSGPTYIDDSTIQSMMSLERYAPLHTRSAVAGIRVAEGIFPNIPQVAVFDTAFHTTMPEHASTYALPRALTETYGIRRTGFHGISAQYTLKAIAKALVLPPAEFNLIVAHLGAGSSITAIQAGRSVDTSMGFTPLEGLVMSTRCGDIDPSLPLMLQEDLGLTPQEVYEMLNNECGLLGLCGTGDMRSIHSLASSGYEPAILALDVYCYRIRKYIGAYCAVLGHVDALAFTGGIGENDSLLRSMICEGLEFFGMELAEEKNASVHGDIHLISNAESLTQVFVVKTDEESEIAEQVLKLVEEGRAL; translated from the coding sequence ATGGAACAAAAAGTACTTGTGATAAATTCCGGCAGCTCATCTATAAAATATAAGCTGCTTGCGATGAACTCAAGAGAAACGCTGATTGAGGAAAAGATTGAAGCGAAAGGCAACCTCGACGACGCAGTGCGCCATCTTGACCATCAACTGCAAGCGCTAGCTCCTCTTGCCGACGATATCATCGCCGTCGGGCATCGGGTGGTTCACGGGGGTCGTGAATTCTCGGGCCCGACCTACATCGACGATAGCACGATACAATCGATGATGTCGCTTGAGCGTTACGCTCCACTGCACACCAGATCAGCTGTCGCCGGAATCCGCGTGGCTGAGGGGATCTTCCCCAATATCCCCCAGGTGGCAGTCTTCGACACGGCATTTCACACGACGATGCCAGAGCATGCGAGCACGTACGCTTTGCCGCGGGCGCTTACCGAGACATATGGCATTAGGCGCACAGGGTTTCACGGCATCTCGGCTCAATACACCCTGAAAGCGATCGCAAAGGCCCTGGTGCTGCCCCCTGCCGAGTTCAATTTGATCGTCGCACATCTGGGCGCTGGATCAAGCATCACAGCCATCCAGGCAGGAAGAAGTGTCGACACCTCAATGGGTTTCACCCCCCTTGAGGGGCTGGTAATGAGCACTCGATGTGGAGATATAGACCCGTCGCTGCCGCTAATGCTTCAAGAGGACCTCGGCCTGACCCCCCAAGAAGTGTACGAGATGCTCAACAACGAGTGCGGACTTCTCGGCCTTTGTGGAACCGGTGACATGCGAAGCATCCACTCACTCGCATCATCGGGATACGAGCCCGCTATACTGGCTCTGGACGTCTACTGTTACAGAATCAGAAAGTACATCGGGGCGTATTGCGCGGTTTTGGGTCATGTAGACGCACTGGCCTTCACGGGAGGAATCGGCGAAAACGACAGCCTGCTACGCTCGATGATCTGCGAAGGATTGGAATTTTTCGGCATGGAGCTAGCCGAGGAGAAAAACGCATCCGTCCATGGGGATATTCATCTGATTTCTAACGCCGAATCACTCACCCAGGTGTTTGTTGTAAAGACCGATGAGGAAAGCGAAATTGCCGAGCAGGTTCTAAAGCTTGTCGAGGAAGGGCGTGCCCTATGA